The Vidua chalybeata isolate OUT-0048 chromosome 17, bVidCha1 merged haplotype, whole genome shotgun sequence genome has a segment encoding these proteins:
- the PLCG1 gene encoding 1-phosphatidylinositol 4,5-bisphosphate phosphodiesterase gamma-1 isoform X4 has protein sequence MAAGPGAGPGAPSEAEAAQLCRSLEVGTVMTLFYSKKSQRPERKTFQVKLETRQVTWSRGSEKVEGAVDIREIKEIRPGRNSRDFDRYQEDPCFRPDHSHCFVVLYGTEFRLKTLSLQATSEDEVNMWIKGLNWLVADTLRAPTPLQIERWLRKQFYSLDRNREDRISAKDLKSMLSQVNYRVPNMRFLRERLTDVEQRNGDITYGQFAQLYRSLMFSAQKTLDVPFLERGAERSEHFRVSLLELQKFLLEYQRELWAADTLQVQEFMFNFLRDPLREIDEPYFSLDEFLTFLFSKENSIWNSQLDMVCLENMNNPLSHYWISSSHNTYLTGDQFSSESSLEAYARCLRMGCRCIELDCWDGPDGMPVIYHGHTLTTKIKFSDVLVTIKEHAFVTSDFPVILSIEDHCSIAQQRNMAQNFKKVFGDMLLTKPVDISADGLPSPNQLKRKILIKHKKLAEGSAYEELPTSVMYSENDISNSIKNGILYLEDPINHEWNPHYFVLTSSKIYYSGETTSDQGNEDEEEQKEVSNSTELHSTEKWFHGKLGAGRDGRHIAERLLTEYCIETGAPDGSFLVRESETFVGDYTLSFWRNGKVQHCRIHSRQDAGSPKFFLTDNLVFDSLYDLITHYQEVPLRCNEFEMRLTEPVPQTNAHESKEWYHANLTRAQAEHMLMRVPRDGAFLVRKRSEPSSYAISFRAEGKIKHCRVQQEGQTVLLGNSEFESLVDLISYYEKHPLYRKMKLRYPINEETLEKIGTAEPDYGALYEGRHPGFYVEANPMPTFKCAVKALFDYKAQREDELTFTKNAIIQNVEKQEGGWWRGDYGGKKQLWFPSNYVEEITSPTSLEPEREQLDENSPLGDLLGGVLDVPSCQIAIRPEGKNNRLFVFSISMSSVSRLSLDVAADTHEDLLDWVKKIREAAQTADARLSEGKMMERRKKIALELSELVVYCRPVPFDEEKIGTERACYRDMSSFPETKAEKYVNKIKGKKFLQYNRLQLSRIYPKGQRLDSSNYDPLPMWICGSQLVALNFQTPDKPMQMNQALFMSSGQCGYVLQPTNMRDDIFDPFDKSTLRGTEPLSISIEVLGARHLPKNGRGIVCPFVEVEVSGAEYDNAKQKTEIVADNGLNPLWTPKQFHFQVSNPDFAFLRFVVYEEDMFSDENFLAQATFLVKGLKTGFRAVPLKNNYSENLELASLLVKIDIFPCKENGEINLFSASSLRERAGDGSSQLLASRGREGSFELRYQQPFEDFRVSPEQLADHFESRERRVLRRTRVNGDNRL, from the exons TGGATATTCGTGAAATCAAAGAGATCCGTCCGGGCAGGAACTCCCGTGATTTTGACCGGTACCAGGAGGATCCGTGTTTCCGACCAGACCACTCTCACTGCTTCGTTGTCCTCTACGGCACAGAATTCCGGCTGAAGACCCTCAGCTTGCAAG CCACTTCTGAGGATGAGGTCAATATGTGGATCAAGGGGCTGAACTGGCTGGTGGCAGACACACTGAGGGCACCCACCCCCCTGCAGATTGAAAG GTGGCTCCGGAAGCAGTTCTACTCCCTGGATCGCAACCGGGAAGACAG GATCTCTGCCAAGGATCTGAAGAGCATGCTGTCCCAGGTCAACTACCGGGTCCCCAACATGCGGTTCCTGCGGGAGAGACTCACG gaTGTGGAGCAGAGGAACGGGGATATCACGTATGGGCAATTTGCACAGCTCTACCGCAGCCTGATGTTCAGCGCCCAGAAAACG CTGGATGTCCCGTTCTTGGAAAG GGGTGCAGAAAGGTCTGAGCACTTCAGGGTGtcgctgctggagctgcagaagttTTTGCTGGAGTACCAGAGG gagctctgggctgcagaTACCCTTCAGGTACAGGAATTCATGTTCAACTTCCTGAGAGACCCTTTGAGGGAGATTGATGAGCCTTATTTCTCCCTGGATGAA TTTCTCACCTTCCTGTTTTCCAAAGAGAACAGCATCTGGAACTCGCAGCTGGACATGGTGTGTCTGGAGAACATGAACAACCCTCTCTCCCATTACTGGATCTCCTCCTCACACAACAC GTACCTGACGGGGGATCAGTTCTCGAGCGAGTCCTCGCTGGAGGCCTACGCCCGCTGCCTGCGCATGGGCTGCCGCTGCATCGAAC TGGATTGCTGGGATGGTCCCGATGGCATGCCGGTCATCTACCACGGGCACACCTTAACCACCAAGATCAAGTTCTCTGATGTCTTGGTCACTATCAAGGAGCACGCCTTTGTCACCTCTGA TTTCCCTGTCATTCTGTCCATTGAGGACCACTGCAGCATTGCTCAGCAGAGGAACATGGCTCAGAATTTCAAGAAGGTTTTTGGAGACATGCTCTTGACCAAACCAGTCGATATCTCTGCTGATGGCCTTCCATCTCCAAACCAGCTCAAGAGGAAGATTCTCATCAAG CACAAGAAGCTGGCAGAGGGCAGCGCTTACGAGGAGCTGCCCACATCGGTGATGTACTCAGAGAATGACATCAGTAACTCCATCAAGAATGGGATCCTCTACCTGGAAGACCCCATCAATCAC GAGTGGAACCCACATTACTTTGTGCTGACCAGCAGCAAGATCTATTATTCCGGGGAGACAACCAGTGACCAAGGAAACGAGGATGAGGAAGAGCAAAAGGAG GTGAGCAACAGCACCGAGCTTCACTCCACGGAGAAGTGGTTCCACGGGAAGCTGGGAGCGGGCCGTGACGGGCGGCACATCGCGGAGCGGCTGCTGACGGAATATTGCATCGAGACAGGGGCCCCCGACGGCTCCTTCCTCGTCAGGGAGAGCGAGACCTTCGTCGGAGACTACACCCTCTCCTTCTG GCGCAATGGGAAGGTGCAGCACTGCCGGATCCACTCGCGGCAGGACGCCGGCAGCCCCAAGTTCTTCCTGACGGACAACCTGGTGTTCGACAGCCTCTACGACCTCATCACCCACTACCAGGAGGTGCCACTGAGGTGCAACGAGTTTGAGATGAGGCTGACGGAGCCAGTGCCGCAGACCAATGCCCACGAGAGCAAAGA GTGGTACCACGCCAACCTCACGCGGGCCCAAGCCGAGCACATGCTGATGCGGGTGCCCCGCGACGGAGCCTTCCTGGTGCGCAAGAGGAGCGAGCCCAGCTCCTACGCCATCTCCTTCAG GGCAGAAGGGAAGATCAAGCACTGCCGGGTGCAGCAGGAGGGCCAGACTGTGCTGCTGGGCAACTCCGAGTTCGAGAGCCTGGTGGACTTGATCAGCTACTACGAGAAACACCCGCTGTACCGCAAGATGAAGCTGCGCTACCCCATCAACGAGGAGACCCTGGAGAAGATTGGGACAGCG GAGCCGGACTATGGAGCCCTGTACGAGGGACGCCATCCTGGGTTCTATGTGGAAGCCAACCCCATGCCCACCTTCAAG TGTGCAGTCAAAGCCCTGTTTGACTACAAGGCACAGAGGGAAGACGAGCTCACCTTCACCAAAAATGCCATCATCCAGAATGTGGAGAAACAGGAAGGAGGCTG gTGGAGAGGAGATTATGGTGGCAAAAAGCAGCTGTGGTTCCCTTCCAACTATGTGGAGGAGATTACTAGTCCCACTAGCCTGGAGCCAGAGCGGGAG cagctggatgagAACAGCCCCCTGGGAGACCTGCTCGGAGGAGTCCTGGACGTGCCCTCCTGCCAGATCG CCATCCGCCCCGAGGGGAAGAACAACCGCCTCTTCGTCTTCTCCATCAGCATGTCCTCGGTGTCGCGCCTGTCCCTGGACGTGGCAGCCGACACGCACGAGGACCTGCTGGACTGGGTGAAGAAGATCCGGGAGGCAGCTCAGACAGCTGATGCCAGG CTCTCTGAAGGGAAAAtgatggagaggagaaagaagattGCCCTGGAGCTTTCAGAACTGGTGGTCTATTGCCGACCTGTGCCCTTTGATGAAGAGA AGATCGGCACAGAGAGGGCCTGTTACCGGGACATGTCCTCCTTTCCCGAGACCAAGGCGGAAAAGTACGTCAACAAGATCAAGGGCAAGAAGTTCCTGCAGTACAACCGCCTGCAGCTCTCCCGCATCTACCCCAAGGGCCAGCGCCTCGACTCCTCCAACTACGACCCCCTGCCCATGTGGATCTGTGGCAGCCAGCTGGTGGCACTCAACTTCCAGACCCCGG ACAAGCCCATGCAGATGAACCAGGCCTTGTTCATGTCCAGTGGCCAGTGTGGGTATGTCCTGCAGCCGACCAACATGAGGGACGACATCTTTGACCCCTTTGACAAGAGCACGTTGCGGGGCACAGAACCACTCTCCATCTCCATTGAG gTCCTGGGGGCTCGGCACCTTCCCAAAAATGGAAGGGGAATTGTTTGTCCTTTCGTGGAGGTGGAGGTGTCTGGTGCTGAGTATGACAACGCcaagcagaaaacagagatCGTGG CTGACAACGGCCTGAACCCTCTCTGGACCCCGAAGCAGTTCCACTTTCAGGTCAGCAACCCTGACTTTGCCTTCCTTCGCTTCGTGGTGTATGAGGAGGACATGTTCAGCGACGAGAACTTCCTGGCTCAGGCCACCTTCCTGGTGAAAGGCTTGAAGACAG GTTTCCGAGCTGTTCCCCTCAAGAACAACTACAGCGAGAACCTGGAGCTGGCTTCTCTGCTTGTCAAGATAGACATTTTCCCTTGCAAG GAAAATGGCGAAATAAACCTCTTCAGTGCTTCATCCCTACGGGAACGAGCAGGGGATGGCTCCAGCCAGCTGCTGGcaagcagaggcagagagggCTCCTTTGAGTTGCGGTACCAGCAGCCTTTCGAGGATTTCCgtgtgtccccagagcagctcgCTGACCACTTTGAGAGCCGGGAGCGAAG GGTACTGCGGAGGACCCGGGTCAACGGGGACAACCGGCTGTAG
- the PLCG1 gene encoding 1-phosphatidylinositol 4,5-bisphosphate phosphodiesterase gamma-1 isoform X1 → MAAGPGAGPGAPSEAEAAQLCRSLEVGTVMTLFYSKKSQRPERKTFQVKLETRQVTWSRGSEKVEGAVDIREIKEIRPGRNSRDFDRYQEDPCFRPDHSHCFVVLYGTEFRLKTLSLQATSEDEVNMWIKGLNWLVADTLRAPTPLQIERWLRKQFYSLDRNREDRISAKDLKSMLSQVNYRVPNMRFLRERLTDVEQRNGDITYGQFAQLYRSLMFSAQKTLDVPFLERGAERSEHFRVSLLELQKFLLEYQRELWAADTLQVQEFMFNFLRDPLREIDEPYFSLDEFLTFLFSKENSIWNSQLDMVCLENMNNPLSHYWISSSHNTYLTGDQFSSESSLEAYARCLRMGCRCIELDCWDGPDGMPVIYHGHTLTTKIKFSDVLVTIKEHAFVTSDFPVILSIEDHCSIAQQRNMAQNFKKVFGDMLLTKPVDISADGLPSPNQLKRKILIKHKKLAEGSAYEELPTSVMYSENDISNSIKNGILYLEDPINHEWNPHYFVLTSSKIYYSGETTSDQGNEDEEEQKEVSNSTELHSTEKWFHGKLGAGRDGRHIAERLLTEYCIETGAPDGSFLVRESETFVGDYTLSFWRNGKVQHCRIHSRQDAGSPKFFLTDNLVFDSLYDLITHYQEVPLRCNEFEMRLTEPVPQTNAHESKEWYHANLTRAQAEHMLMRVPRDGAFLVRKRSEPSSYAISFRAEGKIKHCRVQQEGQTVLLGNSEFESLVDLISYYEKHPLYRKMKLRYPINEETLEKIGTAEPDYGALYEGRHPGFYVEANPMPTFKCAVKALFDYKAQREDELTFTKNAIIQNVEKQEGGWWRGDYGGKKQLWFPSNYVEEITSPTSLEPEREQQLDENSPLGDLLGGVLDVPSCQIAIRPEGKNNRLFVFSISMSSVSRLSLDVAADTHEDLLDWVKKIREAAQTADARLSEGKMMERRKKIALELSELVVYCRPVPFDEEKIGTERACYRDMSSFPETKAEKYVNKIKGKKFLQYNRLQLSRIYPKGQRLDSSNYDPLPMWICGSQLVALNFQTPDKPMQMNQALFMSSGQCGYVLQPTNMRDDIFDPFDKSTLRGTEPLSISIEVLGARHLPKNGRGIVCPFVEVEVSGAEYDNAKQKTEIVADNGLNPLWTPKQFHFQVSNPDFAFLRFVVYEEDMFSDENFLAQATFLVKGLKTGFRAVPLKNNYSENLELASLLVKIDIFPCKQENGEINLFSASSLRERAGDGSSQLLASRGREGSFELRYQQPFEDFRVSPEQLADHFESRERRVLRRTRVNGDNRL, encoded by the exons TGGATATTCGTGAAATCAAAGAGATCCGTCCGGGCAGGAACTCCCGTGATTTTGACCGGTACCAGGAGGATCCGTGTTTCCGACCAGACCACTCTCACTGCTTCGTTGTCCTCTACGGCACAGAATTCCGGCTGAAGACCCTCAGCTTGCAAG CCACTTCTGAGGATGAGGTCAATATGTGGATCAAGGGGCTGAACTGGCTGGTGGCAGACACACTGAGGGCACCCACCCCCCTGCAGATTGAAAG GTGGCTCCGGAAGCAGTTCTACTCCCTGGATCGCAACCGGGAAGACAG GATCTCTGCCAAGGATCTGAAGAGCATGCTGTCCCAGGTCAACTACCGGGTCCCCAACATGCGGTTCCTGCGGGAGAGACTCACG gaTGTGGAGCAGAGGAACGGGGATATCACGTATGGGCAATTTGCACAGCTCTACCGCAGCCTGATGTTCAGCGCCCAGAAAACG CTGGATGTCCCGTTCTTGGAAAG GGGTGCAGAAAGGTCTGAGCACTTCAGGGTGtcgctgctggagctgcagaagttTTTGCTGGAGTACCAGAGG gagctctgggctgcagaTACCCTTCAGGTACAGGAATTCATGTTCAACTTCCTGAGAGACCCTTTGAGGGAGATTGATGAGCCTTATTTCTCCCTGGATGAA TTTCTCACCTTCCTGTTTTCCAAAGAGAACAGCATCTGGAACTCGCAGCTGGACATGGTGTGTCTGGAGAACATGAACAACCCTCTCTCCCATTACTGGATCTCCTCCTCACACAACAC GTACCTGACGGGGGATCAGTTCTCGAGCGAGTCCTCGCTGGAGGCCTACGCCCGCTGCCTGCGCATGGGCTGCCGCTGCATCGAAC TGGATTGCTGGGATGGTCCCGATGGCATGCCGGTCATCTACCACGGGCACACCTTAACCACCAAGATCAAGTTCTCTGATGTCTTGGTCACTATCAAGGAGCACGCCTTTGTCACCTCTGA TTTCCCTGTCATTCTGTCCATTGAGGACCACTGCAGCATTGCTCAGCAGAGGAACATGGCTCAGAATTTCAAGAAGGTTTTTGGAGACATGCTCTTGACCAAACCAGTCGATATCTCTGCTGATGGCCTTCCATCTCCAAACCAGCTCAAGAGGAAGATTCTCATCAAG CACAAGAAGCTGGCAGAGGGCAGCGCTTACGAGGAGCTGCCCACATCGGTGATGTACTCAGAGAATGACATCAGTAACTCCATCAAGAATGGGATCCTCTACCTGGAAGACCCCATCAATCAC GAGTGGAACCCACATTACTTTGTGCTGACCAGCAGCAAGATCTATTATTCCGGGGAGACAACCAGTGACCAAGGAAACGAGGATGAGGAAGAGCAAAAGGAG GTGAGCAACAGCACCGAGCTTCACTCCACGGAGAAGTGGTTCCACGGGAAGCTGGGAGCGGGCCGTGACGGGCGGCACATCGCGGAGCGGCTGCTGACGGAATATTGCATCGAGACAGGGGCCCCCGACGGCTCCTTCCTCGTCAGGGAGAGCGAGACCTTCGTCGGAGACTACACCCTCTCCTTCTG GCGCAATGGGAAGGTGCAGCACTGCCGGATCCACTCGCGGCAGGACGCCGGCAGCCCCAAGTTCTTCCTGACGGACAACCTGGTGTTCGACAGCCTCTACGACCTCATCACCCACTACCAGGAGGTGCCACTGAGGTGCAACGAGTTTGAGATGAGGCTGACGGAGCCAGTGCCGCAGACCAATGCCCACGAGAGCAAAGA GTGGTACCACGCCAACCTCACGCGGGCCCAAGCCGAGCACATGCTGATGCGGGTGCCCCGCGACGGAGCCTTCCTGGTGCGCAAGAGGAGCGAGCCCAGCTCCTACGCCATCTCCTTCAG GGCAGAAGGGAAGATCAAGCACTGCCGGGTGCAGCAGGAGGGCCAGACTGTGCTGCTGGGCAACTCCGAGTTCGAGAGCCTGGTGGACTTGATCAGCTACTACGAGAAACACCCGCTGTACCGCAAGATGAAGCTGCGCTACCCCATCAACGAGGAGACCCTGGAGAAGATTGGGACAGCG GAGCCGGACTATGGAGCCCTGTACGAGGGACGCCATCCTGGGTTCTATGTGGAAGCCAACCCCATGCCCACCTTCAAG TGTGCAGTCAAAGCCCTGTTTGACTACAAGGCACAGAGGGAAGACGAGCTCACCTTCACCAAAAATGCCATCATCCAGAATGTGGAGAAACAGGAAGGAGGCTG gTGGAGAGGAGATTATGGTGGCAAAAAGCAGCTGTGGTTCCCTTCCAACTATGTGGAGGAGATTACTAGTCCCACTAGCCTGGAGCCAGAGCGGGAG cagcagctggatgagAACAGCCCCCTGGGAGACCTGCTCGGAGGAGTCCTGGACGTGCCCTCCTGCCAGATCG CCATCCGCCCCGAGGGGAAGAACAACCGCCTCTTCGTCTTCTCCATCAGCATGTCCTCGGTGTCGCGCCTGTCCCTGGACGTGGCAGCCGACACGCACGAGGACCTGCTGGACTGGGTGAAGAAGATCCGGGAGGCAGCTCAGACAGCTGATGCCAGG CTCTCTGAAGGGAAAAtgatggagaggagaaagaagattGCCCTGGAGCTTTCAGAACTGGTGGTCTATTGCCGACCTGTGCCCTTTGATGAAGAGA AGATCGGCACAGAGAGGGCCTGTTACCGGGACATGTCCTCCTTTCCCGAGACCAAGGCGGAAAAGTACGTCAACAAGATCAAGGGCAAGAAGTTCCTGCAGTACAACCGCCTGCAGCTCTCCCGCATCTACCCCAAGGGCCAGCGCCTCGACTCCTCCAACTACGACCCCCTGCCCATGTGGATCTGTGGCAGCCAGCTGGTGGCACTCAACTTCCAGACCCCGG ACAAGCCCATGCAGATGAACCAGGCCTTGTTCATGTCCAGTGGCCAGTGTGGGTATGTCCTGCAGCCGACCAACATGAGGGACGACATCTTTGACCCCTTTGACAAGAGCACGTTGCGGGGCACAGAACCACTCTCCATCTCCATTGAG gTCCTGGGGGCTCGGCACCTTCCCAAAAATGGAAGGGGAATTGTTTGTCCTTTCGTGGAGGTGGAGGTGTCTGGTGCTGAGTATGACAACGCcaagcagaaaacagagatCGTGG CTGACAACGGCCTGAACCCTCTCTGGACCCCGAAGCAGTTCCACTTTCAGGTCAGCAACCCTGACTTTGCCTTCCTTCGCTTCGTGGTGTATGAGGAGGACATGTTCAGCGACGAGAACTTCCTGGCTCAGGCCACCTTCCTGGTGAAAGGCTTGAAGACAG GTTTCCGAGCTGTTCCCCTCAAGAACAACTACAGCGAGAACCTGGAGCTGGCTTCTCTGCTTGTCAAGATAGACATTTTCCCTTGCAAG CAGGAAAATGGCGAAATAAACCTCTTCAGTGCTTCATCCCTACGGGAACGAGCAGGGGATGGCTCCAGCCAGCTGCTGGcaagcagaggcagagagggCTCCTTTGAGTTGCGGTACCAGCAGCCTTTCGAGGATTTCCgtgtgtccccagagcagctcgCTGACCACTTTGAGAGCCGGGAGCGAAG GGTACTGCGGAGGACCCGGGTCAACGGGGACAACCGGCTGTAG